The region GGCAAGGTAGAACGGAGTCATCGCAAGGACAATGAGCGTTTCTATGCCACCCATACGTTTTATAGCTTTCAAGATTTCGCTAAGCAACTAAAGCTATACAACAGCAGGAGCTATAACTGCTTTCCCATGCGTCCTTTGGGATGGAAAACTCCGCGGCAAGTACTCATGAATTATTTGGCGGTGAGTGTAACACATGATTGACAAACCTACAAAATTGTATTTTTTCTTTTGAAACCAATGCTCTCCCGGCTTTTTTGCGGAGCATTCCGGATACCGGATCAGAGATATAACAGGCTTCCCTGCCCAGTATTACCCTTTCATGGCCTTAAATAAAGCCTGTGTGACCGCTACCGTAAGAATCCCAGCCACAATGGCCTCAGGAATTCCGTTGATGCATATAATTCCTATAATTACGGAATAAATACCTTCCGTCAATCCTTTCGCCGCCTGACCGTATTCTTTACCAAAAAATAAATAAATCAGATTCATTACCAAAAGAGTATTGGTTAATGATCCGGCCACCCCTGCAGCCGCCAAAGCAATGGTCCTCTTACCGCTTTTTCCACCCAAAGCTTTTAACACCGCCCGAAATACATAATAGGCCACAATTCCGATAAGGATCCTGGGTACCATGCAAATGATCAGGCTTCCGATATTTCCTCCGTACTCTCCCACTTTGATAAACGGGGAAAACACAAAGGATGTAGGATTGGGCATGTTGGTATTTTTCCACAAACTGGTGAATCCGAATACCATTCCCAAAAATCCGCCATATTTTGGTCCAAGAATAATGGCTCCAATTATGACCGGAACGTGAATGATGGTGGCGTTCATAAATCCCAAAGGTATGTACCCTAAGGGCG is a window of [Clostridium] saccharolyticum WM1 DNA encoding:
- a CDS encoding ECF transporter S component, which gives rise to MNIENKTRSLVLAAVFVAIIVILAFTPLGYIPLGFMNATIIHVPVIIGAIILGPKYGGFLGMVFGFTSLWKNTNMPNPTSFVFSPFIKVGEYGGNIGSLIICMVPRILIGIVAYYVFRAVLKALGGKSGKRTIALAAAGVAGSLTNTLLVMNLIYLFFGKEYGQAAKGLTEGIYSVIIGIICINGIPEAIVAGILTVAVTQALFKAMKG